From Spirosoma aerolatum, one genomic window encodes:
- a CDS encoding alpha-isopropylmalate synthase regulatory domain-containing protein: MKRRYIEIMDTTLRDGEQTSGVSFSASEKLALAQSLLTEVKVDRVEVASARVSAGELEAVQQITRWAAGAGLLDKIEVLTFVDGLASLDWMRASGARVMNLLTKGSMNHLTHQLKKTPIEHFNDIQQVIEQARQSGLEVNVYLEDWSNGMRNSPDYVLQYLDFLQTQPIRRILLPDTLGVLTPGETFAFVSQLVNRYPALHFDFHAHNDYDLSIANVMEAIRAGAHGLHLTVNGLGERAGNAPMASAIAVLRDFMPDVRTGVVEKSLYQVSKIVETFSGLRIPDNKPVVGDNVFTQTAGIHADGDKKNNLYFNTLLPERFGRKRSYALGKTSGKANIENNLRELGIQLSESDLKKVTQRVIELGDLKEVVTREDLPYVISDVLNTNAIASRVEILNYVLTHSKDLKPSATLRVRIEDEQFEENAQGDGQYDAFMNALKKIYSKKKLTLPSLTDYAVRIPMGGRTDALCETIITWKFKNREFKTRGLDSDQTVSAIKATQKMLNTLD, encoded by the coding sequence GCGGGGTGTCGTTTTCTGCGTCCGAAAAATTAGCTTTAGCTCAGTCGCTGTTGACAGAGGTTAAAGTTGACCGCGTTGAAGTAGCCTCAGCACGGGTATCAGCCGGAGAACTGGAAGCCGTTCAGCAGATTACCCGATGGGCGGCTGGAGCTGGCTTGCTTGATAAGATTGAAGTGCTAACGTTTGTTGATGGGCTAGCCTCGCTCGACTGGATGCGCGCTTCGGGCGCCAGGGTGATGAACCTGCTGACTAAAGGGTCGATGAATCACCTTACCCACCAGCTTAAGAAAACGCCTATTGAACACTTCAACGATATTCAGCAAGTTATCGAGCAGGCTCGGCAGTCGGGTCTGGAAGTCAATGTGTACCTGGAAGACTGGAGTAATGGTATGCGAAACTCGCCCGACTATGTACTTCAGTACCTGGATTTCCTGCAAACACAGCCCATTCGGCGTATTTTGCTTCCCGACACCTTAGGCGTGTTGACACCCGGCGAGACATTTGCTTTTGTCAGCCAACTCGTCAATCGGTATCCAGCACTTCATTTCGATTTTCACGCCCATAACGACTACGACCTTAGCATTGCCAATGTGATGGAAGCGATTCGGGCGGGAGCGCATGGCTTGCACCTGACCGTAAATGGCCTGGGTGAACGAGCCGGAAACGCTCCCATGGCAAGCGCCATTGCCGTTCTGCGCGATTTCATGCCCGATGTTCGAACGGGTGTGGTCGAAAAATCGCTGTATCAGGTTAGCAAGATCGTTGAAACCTTTTCGGGGCTTCGAATTCCCGACAATAAGCCTGTAGTTGGCGATAACGTATTTACCCAGACCGCCGGTATCCATGCCGACGGCGACAAGAAAAACAACCTGTATTTCAACACCTTACTCCCCGAACGTTTCGGCCGCAAACGAAGCTATGCCCTCGGTAAAACATCGGGGAAAGCAAACATTGAGAACAACCTCCGCGAGTTAGGTATCCAATTGTCGGAGAGCGATTTGAAGAAAGTAACCCAGCGGGTTATCGAACTGGGCGATTTGAAAGAGGTCGTTACACGTGAAGATTTGCCGTATGTTATTTCTGACGTACTGAACACCAACGCCATTGCCTCACGGGTCGAAATCCTCAACTATGTACTGACGCACTCAAAAGACCTCAAGCCATCGGCAACGTTGCGCGTGCGGATCGAGGACGAACAATTCGAGGAAAACGCCCAGGGCGATGGTCAGTACGATGCGTTTATGAACGCCCTGAAGAAGATTTACAGCAAAAAGAAGCTAACGCTCCCTTCCCTTACCGACTATGCCGTTCGGATTCCAATGGGTGGGCGTACTGATGCCCTCTGCGAAACCATTATAACCTGGAAATTTAAAAACCGTGAATTTAAGACACGTGGCCTCGATTCCGACCAAACGGTATCGGCCATTAAAGCCACGCAAAAAATGCTGAATACGCTGGACTAA